The following are encoded in a window of Arthrobacter antioxidans genomic DNA:
- a CDS encoding flagellar hook assembly protein FlgD — protein sequence MPIDPVASATFAPTETPAAGTRKQAMDSDVFMSLLVSQLRNQDPSAPMDTNDMIAQTTQLAMMEKITQMTGVSEENFHLQMRSSAAALIGNEVSYTGTDGVEASGLATAVSYSGPVPTVTIGGKSIALDLVSGVGTLPAPSPAPAS from the coding sequence ATGCCCATCGACCCCGTCGCGTCCGCGACCTTCGCCCCCACCGAGACCCCGGCCGCCGGTACCCGGAAGCAGGCCATGGACTCGGACGTGTTCATGTCCCTGCTCGTCAGCCAGCTCCGCAACCAGGACCCCAGCGCGCCGATGGACACGAACGACATGATCGCGCAGACCACGCAGCTGGCCATGATGGAGAAGATCACACAGATGACCGGCGTCAGCGAGGAGAACTTCCACCTCCAGATGCGCTCCTCGGCGGCCGCCCTGATCGGCAACGAGGTCTCCTACACGGGGACGGACGGCGTCGAGGCCAGCGGCCTGGCGACTGCCGTCTCCTACAGCGGGCCGGTCCCCACGGTCACCATCGGCGGGAAGAGCATCGCCCTCGATCTCGTCTCCGGTGTGGGCACGCTCCCTGCGCCGTCGCCCGCACCCGCTTCCTGA
- a CDS encoding flagellar hook-basal body complex protein yields the protein MLRSLYSGISGLRSHQTMLDVTGNNIANVNTTGFKGSATQFQDTLSQLTQGAGAPQEALGGTNPAQVGLGVQVAGIVTNFSQGSTQATGRATDMMISGDGFFITRTGGETLYTRAGAFTPDADGRLVTPDGSIVQGWPAVGGVVQEGAVGNLQMPRTGEVTANGTLESFTLGPDGTLMGAFSDGTRQPLGRIALAGFVNPAGLEKAGGSSYRATANSGVAEIGAAGANGLGTLDAGVLEMSNVDLSQEFTNLIVAQRGFQANARIITTSDEVLQELTNLKR from the coding sequence ATGCTTCGCTCGCTCTACTCCGGCATCTCGGGTCTCCGCTCCCACCAGACCATGCTCGACGTCACCGGCAACAACATCGCCAACGTCAACACCACGGGCTTCAAGGGGTCCGCCACCCAGTTCCAGGACACGCTGTCCCAGCTGACGCAGGGCGCCGGCGCCCCCCAGGAAGCCCTCGGCGGCACCAACCCCGCCCAGGTGGGCCTCGGCGTGCAGGTGGCGGGCATCGTCACCAACTTCTCGCAGGGTTCCACGCAGGCAACGGGCCGTGCCACGGACATGATGATCAGCGGTGACGGCTTCTTCATCACCCGTACGGGCGGCGAGACCCTCTACACGCGGGCCGGAGCCTTCACGCCCGACGCCGACGGCCGGCTCGTCACGCCCGACGGCTCCATCGTCCAGGGCTGGCCCGCCGTCGGCGGCGTGGTCCAGGAGGGCGCGGTCGGCAACCTGCAGATGCCCAGGACCGGCGAGGTCACCGCGAACGGTACCCTCGAGTCCTTCACCCTCGGCCCCGACGGCACCCTGATGGGCGCCTTCAGTGACGGCACCCGCCAGCCGCTCGGCCGGATCGCGCTGGCGGGCTTCGTCAACCCCGCGGGGCTCGAGAAGGCCGGTGGCTCGTCCTACCGGGCGACGGCGAACTCGGGTGTCGCGGAGATCGGTGCGGCCGGAGCCAACGGCCTCGGGACGCTCGACGCCGGGGTCCTCGAGATGTCCAACGTGGACCTCTCGCAGGAGTTCACCAACCTGATCGTCGCGCAGCGCGGGTTCCAGGCGAACGCGCGCATCATCACGACGTCGGACGAAGTGCTCCAGGAACTCACGAACCTCAAGAGGTAA
- a CDS encoding flagellar FlbD family protein yields the protein MIVVTRLNESQFAVNPDLIERIHENPDTTLVMVDGAKYIVTESLVEVIELIAAYRARIISLARFMPGDPSGDTFDVGDQPTQRPLGLVRDTPAEKADATGANQNGHAGTDGAGSPVQFRPRTT from the coding sequence ATGATCGTGGTGACCCGGCTCAACGAGAGCCAGTTCGCGGTGAACCCTGACCTCATCGAGCGCATCCATGAGAATCCGGACACCACCCTCGTGATGGTCGACGGCGCGAAATACATCGTCACGGAGTCCCTCGTCGAGGTGATCGAGCTCATCGCCGCCTACCGTGCGCGCATCATCTCGCTGGCACGGTTCATGCCCGGCGATCCGTCCGGTGACACCTTCGACGTCGGGGACCAGCCGACCCAGCGTCCCCTCGGCCTCGTCCGGGACACCCCCGCAGAGAAGGCCGACGCCACCGGGGCCAACCAGAACGGGCATGCCGGCACCGATGGCGCCGGCTCGCCCGTCCAGTTCAGACCAAGGACCACGTAA
- a CDS encoding motility protein A, with protein sequence MDPATIIGILVAFGALYAMITLEHASVEALLLPAPMILVFGATIAIGIAGGTFKDFLVAVKAVPPAMMGKTTPPQDTIDSVVVLAEKARSEGLLALEEEANTVEDPFLRGALQNIADGTDGEELREILEDEIDSASQTHRTASKFFASLGGYAPTVGIIGTVVSLTHVLENLSSPDKLGPMIAAAFVATLWGLLSANFLWLPIGTRIKRLGEMETARMTLLMEGVLAVQAGSQPRLLGERLKAMVPQHAQGKGGKDSGKGAKGAEGSAAQGKAAA encoded by the coding sequence ATGGATCCCGCAACAATCATCGGTATTCTCGTCGCCTTCGGCGCGCTGTACGCGATGATCACTCTGGAGCATGCGAGCGTCGAGGCGCTCCTGCTGCCGGCGCCCATGATCCTCGTGTTCGGCGCGACGATCGCCATCGGGATCGCCGGCGGTACCTTCAAGGACTTCCTGGTCGCGGTGAAGGCCGTCCCGCCGGCCATGATGGGCAAGACGACCCCTCCGCAGGACACGATCGACAGCGTGGTGGTCCTCGCCGAGAAGGCCCGCAGTGAGGGGCTGCTCGCCCTCGAGGAGGAAGCCAACACCGTGGAGGACCCCTTCCTGCGCGGGGCCCTCCAGAACATCGCGGACGGGACGGATGGCGAGGAGCTGCGCGAGATCCTCGAGGACGAGATCGACTCCGCCTCCCAGACGCACCGTACGGCCTCGAAGTTCTTCGCGAGCCTCGGCGGGTACGCCCCGACCGTGGGCATCATCGGGACCGTCGTCTCGCTGACCCACGTGCTCGAGAACCTCTCCAGTCCCGACAAGCTGGGACCCATGATCGCCGCCGCCTTCGTCGCGACGCTGTGGGGGCTGCTGTCGGCGAACTTCCTGTGGCTGCCCATCGGCACCCGCATCAAGCGCCTGGGGGAGATGGAGACCGCACGCATGACCCTCCTGATGGAGGGGGTCCTCGCGGTGCAGGCCGGCAGCCAGCCCCGGCTGCTCGGTGAACGGCTGAAGGCGATGGTGCCGCAGCATGCGCAGGGCAAGGGCGGCAAGGATTCCGGCAAGGGCGCCAAGGGCGCCGAAGGGTCGGCCGCGCAGGGCAAGGCCGCAGCGTGA
- a CDS encoding flagellar motor protein MotB gives MSRRPHRRRRGEEHGEEHPDERWMASYMDMVTVLMCMFIVLYAMSSVDQQKFEQLRASLATGFGTVETATVDTAEGTVVAAENVNAEGESFTGGAALADAAPETQKDQPGAADVAAPTPSPAPSAGGASETTAPTPSPSPSAGGDAAEPTTDRERATAEVENLRALQERIDAGLRERDLETAVRYVIDERGLTIRLVGSETFFLPDSAQLTEQTQRVLGSVGPILATIPNEVGVEGHTARLPDSVPRPLDWELSTERAVNVVRNLIDTGKVPAPRLVAIGYGESRPLAPGTTEAELELNRRVDIVVHSDEPESVRALIPGITSGN, from the coding sequence GTGAGCAGACGTCCGCACCGCCGGCGGCGCGGCGAGGAGCACGGCGAGGAGCACCCGGACGAGCGCTGGATGGCGTCCTACATGGACATGGTCACCGTGCTGATGTGCATGTTCATCGTCCTGTACGCGATGTCCAGCGTGGACCAGCAGAAGTTCGAACAGCTGCGTGCCTCACTTGCCACGGGCTTCGGCACGGTCGAGACCGCAACGGTGGACACGGCGGAGGGAACCGTGGTCGCCGCGGAGAACGTCAACGCCGAGGGCGAGTCCTTCACCGGGGGAGCCGCGCTCGCGGACGCCGCCCCGGAGACGCAGAAGGACCAACCCGGAGCCGCCGACGTCGCAGCGCCGACGCCGTCGCCCGCGCCGTCCGCAGGAGGAGCGTCCGAGACCACCGCGCCCACGCCGTCGCCCTCGCCGTCGGCCGGTGGGGACGCCGCGGAGCCGACGACGGACCGCGAGCGCGCGACGGCGGAGGTCGAGAACCTCCGGGCCCTGCAGGAGCGGATCGACGCCGGGCTGCGCGAGCGGGACCTCGAGACGGCTGTCCGGTACGTGATCGACGAGCGCGGCCTCACCATCCGGCTCGTCGGTTCCGAGACCTTCTTCCTCCCGGACAGCGCGCAGCTGACCGAGCAGACGCAGCGCGTGCTCGGGAGCGTGGGACCGATCCTGGCGACCATCCCCAACGAGGTGGGTGTCGAGGGGCACACCGCGCGCCTGCCCGATTCCGTGCCGCGGCCGCTCGACTGGGAACTGTCCACCGAGCGGGCCGTCAACGTGGTCCGGAACTTGATCGACACCGGCAAGGTGCCCGCGCCCCGGCTGGTGGCCATCGGCTACGGCGAGTCGCGGCCCCTGGCGCCCGGCACCACCGAGGCGGAGCTCGAACTGAACCGCCGCGTGGACATCGTGGTGCACTCCGACGAGCCCGAGAGCGTGCGCGCTCTCATCCCGGGAATCACCAGCGGCAACTGA
- a CDS encoding flagellar motor switch protein FliM, whose amino-acid sequence MDVYDFRRPTTLAREHSRVLELAFETFARQWGTQLTAKVRVISQVTSEQVLMQTYNEYAASLPATTAMVLCAIPDHTSKAVIQFPASAGLFWVDSMLGGHGTVPPGERKFTQIEQALIRRLMDDALEGLHYSLGSVLTHQLGIDSLQYNSQFAQAASTTELMIVGTFEIRVGERSCPATVAIPAQLLLAQLGDTNPTATGEDARELIEQQVAHVPVDVAVQLAALPVLPSRILDLAVGDVLKLPHPQHRPFELAINGQRLGEAALGQNGSRLACVVVTTEENPAP is encoded by the coding sequence GTGGATGTCTATGACTTCCGCCGTCCCACCACGCTCGCCCGCGAGCACTCCCGCGTGCTCGAACTCGCGTTCGAGACCTTCGCGCGCCAGTGGGGTACGCAGCTCACCGCGAAGGTCCGCGTGATCTCGCAGGTGACCAGCGAGCAGGTCCTCATGCAGACCTACAACGAGTACGCGGCATCGCTGCCTGCCACCACGGCGATGGTCCTGTGCGCCATCCCGGACCACACGAGCAAGGCGGTGATCCAGTTCCCCGCCTCGGCGGGCCTGTTCTGGGTGGATTCCATGCTGGGCGGCCACGGTACGGTCCCTCCGGGCGAGCGGAAGTTCACGCAGATCGAGCAGGCCCTGATCCGGCGGCTCATGGACGACGCCCTCGAGGGGCTCCACTATTCGCTCGGGTCCGTGCTGACGCACCAGCTGGGGATCGACTCCCTCCAGTACAACTCGCAGTTCGCCCAGGCGGCCTCGACCACGGAGCTCATGATCGTGGGCACCTTCGAGATCCGCGTCGGGGAGCGGTCCTGCCCCGCGACGGTCGCCATCCCTGCGCAGCTCCTGCTGGCACAGCTCGGTGACACGAACCCGACCGCGACCGGCGAGGACGCCCGCGAACTGATCGAGCAGCAGGTGGCGCACGTGCCCGTCGACGTCGCGGTGCAGCTCGCCGCGCTGCCCGTGCTGCCCTCACGCATCCTCGACCTCGCCGTCGGGGACGTCCTGAAGCTGCCGCATCCGCAGCACCGGCCTTTCGAGCTCGCCATCAACGGGCAGCGGCTCGGCGAGGCCGCCCTGGGCCAGAACGGATCCCGCCTTGCCTGCGTAGTAGTGACCACCGAGGAGAACCCCGCACCATGA
- the fliN gene encoding flagellar motor switch protein FliN — protein sequence MNTITAEFDAAAALAARLPLPGPLTAQTCNASEVPSASASTAVVASFVGASSADLAVVLIDTQPLAAAAGTSSPLVSPADVLVPALEAASLSLGDGVLGAPAVQDALPLFRDAETSVFRLAGPSGTVGWFAVRLRGSRPGAAPRRSSAPAGAANLGRISNVEMAMTVEIGRTRMSVRDVLDLEPGAVIELDRSAGAPADVLLNGRLVAHGEVVVVDQDYAVRITQILDVADGAV from the coding sequence ATGAACACCATCACCGCCGAGTTCGACGCCGCCGCAGCACTCGCCGCGCGTCTGCCCCTTCCCGGGCCGCTCACGGCCCAGACCTGCAACGCCTCCGAGGTTCCGTCTGCCAGCGCGTCGACCGCCGTCGTCGCCTCCTTCGTGGGCGCGTCCTCCGCGGACCTCGCGGTCGTCCTGATCGACACCCAGCCCCTCGCCGCCGCCGCGGGCACGTCCTCACCCCTCGTCTCCCCGGCCGACGTGCTCGTGCCGGCGCTGGAGGCCGCCTCCTTGTCCCTCGGCGACGGCGTGCTCGGCGCCCCCGCCGTGCAGGACGCCCTGCCGCTGTTCCGTGACGCCGAGACCTCCGTGTTCCGCCTCGCCGGGCCCTCCGGCACCGTGGGATGGTTCGCCGTGCGCCTGCGCGGTTCCCGGCCCGGCGCCGCTCCCCGCCGCTCCTCCGCGCCCGCCGGTGCGGCCAACCTCGGCCGCATCAGCAACGTGGAGATGGCGATGACGGTGGAGATCGGCCGCACCCGGATGTCCGTCCGGGACGTCCTGGACCTCGAACCCGGTGCCGTCATCGAACTCGACCGCTCCGCCGGCGCTCCCGCCGACGTCCTGCTCAACGGCCGACTCGTCGCGCACGGCGAGGTGGTGGTCGTCGACCAGGACTACGCGGTCCGCATCACGCAGATCCTCGACGTCGCCGACGGCGCCGTCTGA
- a CDS encoding FliO/MopB family protein → MDVVVLALRVLLSLGVVLALLFVLHRKVSKLNGNRAGAGLVSVVARQGLGAKASLVVVDAEGTRFYLGVTEQAVSVLHSAVAPRALQAVPAADDAAAPPRAVQSASSGPATPVPPRAVQSGAPNPGISSAPDPDADFAASLRLATAGNAPMPATRRSARAAQASGTVRPTAPLQGSILAPATWKQTAAFLRQGRAG, encoded by the coding sequence ATGGACGTCGTGGTCCTCGCGCTGCGGGTGCTGCTGTCCCTGGGCGTGGTCCTCGCGCTGCTCTTCGTGCTGCACCGCAAGGTCTCGAAGCTCAACGGCAACCGGGCCGGCGCGGGGCTGGTGTCCGTCGTCGCCCGTCAGGGCCTCGGCGCGAAGGCCTCCCTCGTGGTGGTCGACGCCGAGGGCACCCGGTTCTACCTGGGCGTCACCGAGCAGGCGGTGTCGGTCCTGCATTCCGCTGTCGCCCCGCGTGCGCTGCAGGCCGTTCCGGCGGCCGACGACGCCGCCGCGCCGCCCCGCGCCGTCCAGTCCGCATCCTCCGGCCCGGCCACCCCCGTGCCGCCCCGCGCCGTCCAGTCCGGAGCCCCGAACCCGGGCATCTCCTCCGCCCCGGACCCCGATGCGGACTTCGCGGCATCGCTGCGCCTCGCCACGGCGGGGAACGCCCCGATGCCCGCCACACGCCGGTCGGCCCGGGCCGCCCAGGCGTCCGGGACCGTGCGTCCCACGGCACCGCTGCAGGGCTCGATCCTCGCGCCCGCCACATGGAAGCAGACCGCAGCCTTCCTGCGCCAGGGACGGGCCGGGTGA
- the fliP gene encoding flagellar type III secretion system pore protein FliP (The bacterial flagellar biogenesis protein FliP forms a type III secretion system (T3SS)-type pore required for flagellar assembly.) — protein sequence MVLAALVLAVVVVLLGAAAGHAGELDPGVPEPAAPSAPADPTAPEAPGSDDGLSVEINGINGAPSSAVLTLIGITLLSVAPALLLMMTSFTKIFVVLAMTRNALSLPSIPPNQVLAGLALFLSLFIMAPVLTEINSLAVQPYLDGTTTFTEALTDGSGPLQTFMLAHTREEDLALMTRAAGQPNPEDAASVPLTTLIPAFMISELRAAFIIGFVIFVPFLVIDLVVSAALMSMGMMMLPPVMISLPFKILLFVLVDGWGLIITALINSYQGG from the coding sequence ATGGTGCTCGCGGCGCTCGTGCTCGCCGTCGTCGTCGTCCTCCTCGGCGCCGCCGCCGGCCACGCGGGCGAACTGGACCCGGGCGTCCCCGAACCCGCGGCGCCATCCGCACCCGCCGATCCCACCGCGCCCGAGGCGCCGGGCAGCGACGACGGCCTCTCGGTCGAGATCAACGGCATCAACGGCGCACCGAGCTCCGCGGTCCTGACCCTGATCGGTATCACCCTGCTGTCCGTGGCACCGGCCCTGCTGCTGATGATGACGTCCTTCACGAAGATCTTCGTGGTGCTCGCGATGACCCGGAACGCGCTGTCCCTGCCGTCCATCCCGCCCAACCAGGTGCTCGCCGGGCTCGCCCTGTTCCTGTCGCTGTTCATCATGGCGCCGGTCCTCACCGAGATCAACAGCCTCGCCGTCCAGCCCTACCTCGACGGCACGACGACGTTCACGGAGGCGCTCACGGACGGCTCCGGACCGCTGCAGACCTTCATGCTGGCGCACACCCGCGAGGAGGACCTCGCGCTCATGACCCGCGCCGCCGGGCAGCCGAACCCCGAGGACGCCGCGAGCGTCCCGCTGACCACCCTGATCCCGGCGTTCATGATCTCCGAGCTGCGGGCAGCGTTCATCATCGGCTTCGTGATCTTCGTGCCGTTCCTCGTGATCGACCTCGTGGTGTCCGCGGCGCTGATGTCCATGGGCATGATGATGCTCCCGCCGGTCATGATCTCGCTGCCCTTCAAGATCCTGCTGTTCGTCCTCGTGGACGGGTGGGGCCTCATCATCACGGCCCTCATCAACAGCTACCAGGGCGGTTGA
- the fliQ gene encoding flagellar biosynthesis protein FliQ: protein MDTNAVLDIGLAGIWVAAKLSAPVLLTALVVGFAISLLQSITQIQEVTLSFVPKAAAVCIALLVCGHWMISEMISFTHEMFERIPGLLGGG, encoded by the coding sequence GTGGATACCAACGCCGTCCTCGACATCGGGCTCGCCGGCATCTGGGTCGCCGCGAAGCTGTCCGCGCCGGTCCTCCTGACGGCCCTCGTGGTCGGGTTCGCGATCTCGCTGCTGCAGTCCATCACCCAGATCCAGGAGGTCACGCTCTCCTTCGTGCCGAAGGCCGCCGCCGTGTGCATCGCCCTGCTCGTCTGCGGCCACTGGATGATCTCCGAGATGATCTCCTTCACGCACGAGATGTTCGAGCGCATCCCCGGGCTCCTCGGGGGCGGCTGA
- a CDS encoding flagellar biosynthetic protein FliR translates to MEIVLDQSRIEAIMLAGVRIVAFLVIAPPFSYRGIPARVKAMLAVGLALAVSPTVEAGYETGGTGQYIGALVLELVVGAALGFLVLVVFSAIQSAGSLIDLFGGFSLAQGFDPQSMVSGAQFTRLFQLTALTLLFTSDGYQLIIGGLVRTFDALPLGGGLDLAEPAEALTGAVTGLFLAAVQIAGPLIVVLFLADVGLGLLTRVAPALNAFALGFPLKIFITLSLGGVVFIALPRVVSTLADNAAELLMGVG, encoded by the coding sequence GTGGAGATCGTCCTGGACCAGTCCCGCATCGAGGCGATCATGCTCGCCGGTGTGCGGATCGTCGCGTTCCTCGTGATCGCGCCGCCCTTCTCCTACAGGGGCATCCCGGCGCGTGTGAAGGCGATGCTCGCCGTCGGGCTCGCCCTCGCGGTGTCCCCCACGGTCGAGGCCGGGTACGAGACCGGCGGGACGGGCCAGTACATCGGCGCGCTGGTCCTCGAACTCGTGGTCGGCGCCGCACTCGGGTTCCTCGTCCTGGTCGTGTTCTCCGCCATCCAGTCCGCCGGCAGCCTCATCGACCTCTTCGGCGGCTTCTCGCTGGCCCAGGGGTTCGACCCCCAGTCCATGGTCAGCGGCGCCCAGTTCACGCGCCTGTTCCAGCTGACCGCCCTGACGCTGCTCTTCACCTCGGACGGCTACCAGCTGATCATCGGCGGACTCGTGCGCACCTTCGACGCCCTCCCGCTCGGCGGTGGGCTGGACCTCGCGGAGCCCGCGGAAGCACTCACCGGCGCCGTCACCGGGCTGTTCCTCGCCGCGGTGCAGATCGCCGGACCGCTCATCGTCGTCCTCTTCCTGGCCGACGTCGGACTGGGGCTCCTCACGCGCGTGGCCCCCGCGCTGAACGCGTTCGCGCTCGGGTTCCCGCTCAAGATCTTCATCACGCTCAGCCTCGGCGGCGTGGTGTTCATCGCCCTCCCGCGCGTGGTCTCGACCCTCGCGGACAACGCCGCCGAACTCCTGATGGGGGTGGGCTGA
- a CDS encoding EscU/YscU/HrcU family type III secretion system export apparatus switch protein, with the protein MAEDSGEKTEQATDKRMKDVRSKGQLSKSEDFTAWIGVGAAALMLPSLISRSADAATEQLVRVTDTIASPDPAIALDALADGGASLAGILGPFLGVLLVAVLGTAALQGGIHVKKFSGKFEQFNVVTGLKRILGGQALWQGAKALLKTGVVGLVLVVVVQGLMPVLMAAGGLSVAALLNTAGEGTAALLQAAVVAGLALAAMDVLVVQRRNRKKTRMTKKEVKDENKNSDGDPLIKSQRRARQLAMSRNRMIAAVGGADVVLVNPTHVAVALKYEPGRSAPRVVAKGAGVIAARIREEAEKKNVPMVSDIPLARALHAACELGQEIPFENYDQVARILAFVMSLKTRGAARGVHTLPVRPATAGGL; encoded by the coding sequence ATGGCGGAGGATTCCGGGGAGAAGACCGAGCAGGCCACCGACAAGCGGATGAAGGACGTCCGCTCGAAGGGCCAGCTGTCCAAGTCCGAGGACTTCACGGCGTGGATCGGCGTCGGCGCCGCCGCGCTCATGCTGCCCTCCCTCATCTCCCGTTCGGCCGACGCCGCCACCGAGCAGCTCGTCCGCGTGACCGACACCATCGCGAGCCCCGACCCCGCGATCGCCCTGGACGCCCTGGCCGACGGCGGCGCCTCGCTCGCCGGGATCCTCGGCCCCTTCCTCGGCGTGCTGCTGGTCGCCGTCCTCGGGACCGCGGCCCTGCAGGGCGGGATCCACGTCAAGAAGTTCTCCGGCAAGTTCGAGCAGTTCAACGTGGTCACCGGCCTGAAGCGGATCCTCGGCGGGCAGGCCCTCTGGCAGGGCGCGAAGGCGCTCCTGAAGACCGGCGTCGTGGGCCTCGTGCTCGTCGTCGTCGTGCAGGGCCTGATGCCCGTGCTCATGGCGGCCGGAGGGCTGTCCGTGGCCGCACTCCTGAACACCGCGGGGGAGGGGACGGCGGCGCTCCTGCAGGCCGCCGTCGTCGCCGGTCTCGCCCTCGCGGCGATGGACGTCCTCGTGGTGCAGCGCCGCAACCGCAAGAAGACCCGCATGACCAAGAAGGAGGTCAAGGACGAGAACAAGAACTCCGACGGCGACCCCCTCATCAAGTCCCAGCGGCGCGCACGCCAGCTCGCCATGAGCAGGAACCGCATGATCGCCGCCGTGGGCGGGGCCGACGTCGTCCTCGTCAACCCGACGCACGTCGCCGTCGCCCTGAAGTACGAACCCGGTCGCTCCGCGCCGCGCGTCGTCGCGAAGGGTGCCGGGGTGATCGCCGCGAGGATCCGCGAGGAGGCGGAGAAGAAGAACGTCCCCATGGTCTCCGACATCCCGCTCGCCCGCGCGCTGCACGCCGCGTGCGAACTGGGGCAGGAGATCCCGTTCGAGAACTACGACCAGGTGGCCCGCATCCTCGCGTTCGTCATGTCCCTGAAGACCAGGGGGGCCGCACGCGGCGTCCACACCCTGCCCGTCCGACCCGCAACCGCCGGAGGCCTCTAG